One Gordonia zhaorongruii DNA segment encodes these proteins:
- a CDS encoding GNAT family N-acetyltransferase, which yields MLNWLIDSANHPGWPATAGPVRVPKGTVRLRPVKLRDGRTWSALRIRNQNELLPWEPTGSGQWERRHQSSSWAPMHSILKAEAKRGAMMPFVIELDGEYVGQLTIGNIQRGAVRSGWIGYWVDREATGNGVAKAAVALGVDHAFGPGGLHRLEATVQPGNGASRSVLRGVGFREEGLLKRYMDVNSRWRDHLLLALTVEELADTAVDSLLRAGRLVPHIEKS from the coding sequence GTGCTGAACTGGCTGATCGACTCAGCGAATCATCCCGGATGGCCCGCGACGGCGGGGCCCGTGCGCGTGCCGAAAGGCACCGTCCGTCTGCGGCCCGTGAAATTGCGGGACGGTCGTACGTGGAGTGCACTCCGGATCCGGAACCAGAACGAACTGCTGCCGTGGGAGCCGACGGGCTCCGGCCAGTGGGAACGTCGGCACCAGTCCTCCTCATGGGCACCCATGCACTCGATTCTGAAGGCTGAAGCGAAGCGCGGTGCGATGATGCCGTTCGTCATCGAACTCGATGGCGAGTACGTGGGCCAGTTGACGATCGGGAACATCCAGCGCGGTGCTGTCCGCAGTGGATGGATCGGATACTGGGTCGACCGTGAGGCCACCGGGAACGGCGTGGCGAAGGCCGCTGTCGCACTCGGTGTCGATCATGCCTTCGGACCCGGAGGCCTGCACCGGCTGGAGGCGACCGTGCAGCCGGGCAACGGTGCGTCGCGGTCGGTACTGCGGGGAGTCGGATTCCGGGAGGAGGGGCTCCTCAAGCGCTACATGGACGTGAATTCGCGGTGGCGTGATCACCTGCTACTGGCCCTGACCGTCGAAGAGCTCGCCGATACGGCCGTCGACTCCTTGCTGCGTGCCGGACGGCTGGTTCCGCACATTGAGAAGTCGTGA
- the glpR gene encoding gephyrin-like molybdotransferase receptor GlpR, with product MPNSVLWVFLIVVWLFVLVPMVLRGRPQARKSSATAAQTRVVHRGGSRGAASRRRAATTRADRAEAAAKRIAERKAVRAAAAEKLEKTSGETKTRVAADVESAAESATPEKTTAEKVTAEKVTAEKTTAEKVTAEKTAAPEQVSPIADDDVIDVEIENEAEDGTDNESGGTADQASSAADRDDSDADESDTVEVEGELVDEDEPDEKVRIRRVAESAVETTDVIDVVDVEVVDLDEAQASRVEPVTVVDEEDVDDEGEFDESDVDEDYAYDEDDEYDDAFDDDAFDEDDEYDDAEYEDDEYDDDLEDEYDEDESDLADDAADDGDSVEQSPKPTPRELRGRGGYGPGRAREREEAAYRERRRVLAALAVLTLAAIASAFFIAPLGYVAAGLMIVVSAAYLVFLRRAVRAEHARHAQRMARERRRRAEDQRVERKQAEPGYVAPPARLRRPGGAVVLEIDDEDPAFEYLPTYDFEYARDQDLQYEDASIHRTAV from the coding sequence ATGCCGAATTCGGTTCTGTGGGTGTTCCTGATCGTGGTCTGGCTGTTCGTGCTGGTGCCGATGGTGCTGCGCGGACGTCCGCAGGCTCGAAAATCGTCGGCTACCGCGGCGCAGACGCGCGTCGTGCACCGCGGCGGAAGCCGTGGTGCGGCGTCTCGTCGCCGTGCCGCGACTACGCGAGCCGACCGCGCCGAGGCGGCAGCCAAGCGCATCGCCGAGCGCAAGGCCGTGCGCGCCGCCGCAGCCGAGAAGCTCGAGAAGACGAGCGGCGAGACCAAGACTCGCGTCGCGGCTGACGTCGAGTCCGCGGCCGAGTCGGCCACGCCCGAGAAGACCACGGCCGAGAAGGTCACGGCCGAGAAGGTCACGGCCGAGAAGACCACGGCCGAGAAGGTCACGGCCGAGAAAACTGCTGCCCCCGAACAGGTTTCGCCTATCGCCGACGACGACGTGATCGACGTCGAGATCGAGAACGAGGCCGAGGACGGGACCGACAACGAGTCCGGGGGCACGGCCGATCAGGCGAGCAGTGCCGCTGACCGTGACGATTCGGACGCAGATGAGTCGGACACCGTCGAGGTGGAAGGCGAACTCGTCGACGAGGATGAGCCGGACGAGAAGGTCCGCATCCGTCGGGTCGCAGAGTCGGCGGTCGAGACCACTGATGTGATCGACGTCGTGGACGTGGAGGTGGTCGACCTCGATGAGGCGCAGGCATCGCGCGTCGAGCCGGTGACCGTCGTCGATGAAGAGGACGTCGACGACGAGGGCGAGTTCGACGAGAGCGATGTCGACGAGGACTACGCGTACGACGAGGACGATGAGTACGACGACGCCTTCGACGACGACGCCTTCGACGAGGACGATGAGTACGACGACGCGGAGTACGAGGACGACGAGTACGACGATGATCTCGAGGACGAGTACGACGAGGACGAGTCCGATCTCGCCGACGACGCCGCTGATGACGGTGATTCGGTCGAGCAGTCTCCGAAGCCGACGCCGCGGGAACTGCGCGGTCGGGGCGGATACGGTCCCGGTCGGGCTCGCGAGCGCGAGGAGGCAGCTTATCGGGAGCGTCGCCGGGTGCTCGCCGCTCTCGCGGTACTGACCCTCGCCGCCATCGCGTCGGCGTTCTTCATCGCTCCGCTGGGATACGTCGCTGCGGGGCTGATGATCGTCGTATCGGCGGCCTATCTCGTGTTCCTGCGACGGGCGGTGCGTGCCGAGCATGCGCGGCACGCGCAGCGGATGGCCCGGGAACGTCGCCGCCGTGCGGAGGACCAGCGCGTCGAGCGCAAGCAGGCCGAGCCCGGATACGTGGCACCTCCGGCGCGTCTGCGGCGTCCGGGCGGCGCCGTCGTGCTGGAGATCGACGACGAGGATCCGGCCTTCGAGTACCTGCCGACGTATGACTTCGAGTACGCGCGGGACCAGGACCTCCAGTACGAGGACGCGTCCATTCACCGCACGGCCGTCTGA